The following proteins come from a genomic window of Taeniopygia guttata chromosome 25, bTaeGut7.mat, whole genome shotgun sequence:
- the LOC100221543 gene encoding serine/threonine-protein kinase pim-1 produces MAQSGAALSAMVAEPQVRQRRAVSERRGGIRRELRPRAGTPEAALRQPSSAAKGFLVAGAGPGRKADGSLLAAGQRRQRQERYLLGPQLGGGGFSTVFSGIRLSDGSPVAIKRVARERVLQWDELPDGTRVPLEVVLMEKVGSGCQNIIQLLDWFELPDSFMLVLERPGASRDLLEFLQEQDQGFLCEEQARWLFCQVLEAVRHCTACGVLHRDIKPENLLVDPESGHLKLIDFGCGTFLQERAFTDFAGMRVYRPPEWTWLGCYHGHAATTWSLGVLLYVMVCGSLPFQDDQAIVLGKLFFRRQLSPELQHLIRWCLAKHPADRPQLEEISRHHWSRILEILQSAFRVTRAAYELTEDPSLLTTNVDLAKLSGLFSTLSSVLQYCAVVVEAFREMRHYTVNESVLSSRELLLLHTWSLVSKELQLQEDLRALAQKD; encoded by the exons ATGGCGCAGAGCGGGGCCGCTCTCAGCGCGATGGTGGCGGAGCCGCAGGtccggcagcgccgggcggtgtccgagcggcgcggggggaTCCGCCGAGAGCTCCGGCCCCGGGCGGGAACTCCC gaagctgccctgAGACAGCCCTCGAGTGCCGCGAAGggctttctagtagcag GGGCGGgtcctgggcgcaaggctgatggctcgctcttggccgcagggcaaaggaggcagcggcaggagcggTACCTGCTGGGCCCGCAGCTGGGCGGCGGCGGCTTCAgcaccgtcttctcgggcatccgcctctcggacggcagcccg gtggccatcaaacgcgtggcccgggagaggGTCCtgcagtgggacgagctg cccgacggcacccgcgtgcccttggaggtggtgctgatggagaaggtgggctctggctgccagaacatcatccagctgctcgactggtttgagctgccgGATAGCTTCATGCTGGTGCTGGAGCGTCCGGGGGCATCACGGGATCTCCTGgagttcctgcaggagcaggaccaggggttcctgtgcgaggagcaggcgcgctggcttttctgccaggtgctggaggccgtgcggcactgcaccgcctgcggcgtcctgcaccgggacatcaagccgGAGAACCTCCTCGTTGACCCGGAGAGCGGCCACCTGAAGCTGATCGACTTCGGTTgcggcaccttcctccaggagcgggccttcaCGGActttgccg gaatGCGCGTGTACCGCCCGCCCGAGTGGACCTGGCTGGGTTgctaccacggccacgcggcgACCACCTGGTCCCTGGGCGTgctgctgtacgtcatggtctgcggcagcctccccttccaggacgaccAAGCCATCGTGCTGGGGAAGCTCTTCTTCCGGCggcagctctctccag agctccagcacctgatccgatggtgtttggccaagcacCCTGCGGACAGGCCGCAGCTGGAGGAGATCTCGCGCCACCATTGG agtcgTATTCTGGAAATATTACAAAGTGCTTTCCGTGTCACTAGAGCTGCCTATGAGCTGACAGAGGATCCCAGCCTCCTCAC GACTAATGTAGATCTGGCCAAGCTGAGTGGGTTGttcagcaccctcagctctgtgctgcaatACTGTGCTGTTGTTGTGGAGGCTTTTAGGGAGATGAGGCATTACACAGTTAATGAGAGCGTCCtctccagcagggagctgctgctgctgcacacgTGGAGCCTTGTCAgcaaagagctgcagctgcaggaggaccTGCGGGCCCTGGCTCAGAAGGACTGA